In Burkholderia sp. GAS332, one DNA window encodes the following:
- a CDS encoding carbohydrate ABC transporter substrate-binding protein, CUT1 family — protein MGRATVARRLNGIDLDTNRPAIQNGHSRRLMHNSDEKPPKIRENTDVQMINEQELLRIVEFIDSTRAPFTELIAGMSPDSDWALTSYLVRAKLRQQGVPISQLIQASGLTYGTAHRRINALIEEGLIDVAPASPGSKAQVLLPANQLMQGFEALALHVKSLLATLVGHREDSQRSEQYYFGEPRRSFEQLLPPTELLAFRGSPGKRLRFLFHDDNYFAALRNLWIDFRANAGRREDFQLAHLQELYEKALANGTRSESEFDIIALNYPWLAEFVQKGLIRPLNLDDQGASPNLRDFHPATLECVTYNDHLYGLPMYITVEALLARHDMFEANALRYPATPKDLLAVARRLHKPKRAQYGLVWNAARGMPIASAFMFFLNAHGGAVIVKEKPPVRARSTSTRRHGTYAGLDGKEARATLDFMGQLLSVSPPDTLAFDWEDSLDEFMAGHAALCYAWTMRAARLELDLRSKVKGKIALLPHPNVHGVRRCVPLGGFFLAIPSNLPPERAELARQAIQWMTSSEAMKSNALNKLPIAPRFSVSSDPELAIISPIVSFVDELARSELICNTMRPLTPVYSRIEDVLGREIHDALCGRISHDQALRTAQAKVQDLLDSVPHH, from the coding sequence ATGGGGCGCGCTACGGTTGCGAGAAGACTAAACGGTATCGATCTGGACACCAATCGCCCAGCCATCCAAAATGGACATTCACGACGCTTAATGCACAATTCAGATGAGAAACCGCCCAAAATCAGGGAAAACACTGACGTCCAAATGATCAACGAGCAAGAGCTTCTGAGGATTGTCGAGTTCATAGACAGCACAAGGGCACCGTTCACCGAACTGATCGCCGGTATGTCGCCGGACTCCGACTGGGCGCTGACCAGCTACCTGGTTCGAGCGAAACTGCGGCAACAGGGCGTGCCAATTTCACAACTCATCCAGGCATCAGGACTAACTTACGGAACGGCTCATCGGCGTATCAACGCCTTGATTGAGGAAGGTTTGATTGACGTCGCTCCTGCGTCGCCTGGCAGCAAGGCGCAGGTACTGTTGCCTGCCAACCAGCTCATGCAAGGATTTGAAGCACTGGCGCTACACGTCAAGTCGCTGCTCGCAACCCTGGTGGGCCATCGGGAAGACAGCCAACGCTCAGAGCAGTATTACTTCGGTGAACCGCGGCGATCCTTTGAACAGTTGCTTCCCCCAACAGAGCTTCTCGCGTTTCGAGGTAGCCCCGGCAAGCGACTTCGGTTCCTGTTTCATGACGACAACTATTTTGCGGCACTGCGGAACCTCTGGATCGACTTCAGAGCCAATGCAGGGCGGCGCGAGGACTTCCAGCTCGCACACCTGCAGGAACTGTACGAGAAAGCACTCGCGAACGGGACACGGAGCGAATCAGAATTCGACATCATCGCGCTGAACTATCCATGGCTGGCAGAGTTCGTCCAGAAGGGACTCATTCGTCCTCTAAACCTGGACGACCAGGGCGCATCCCCGAATCTGCGCGATTTTCATCCGGCAACACTGGAGTGTGTCACTTACAACGACCATCTCTATGGGCTGCCAATGTACATCACGGTCGAAGCCTTGCTTGCCCGTCATGATATGTTCGAGGCCAACGCGCTGCGCTATCCCGCGACACCCAAGGACCTGCTCGCCGTCGCACGTCGCTTGCACAAACCCAAGCGCGCGCAATACGGTCTCGTCTGGAATGCTGCGCGGGGTATGCCAATAGCGAGCGCCTTCATGTTTTTTCTGAATGCGCACGGCGGAGCCGTCATAGTCAAGGAGAAGCCACCTGTGCGGGCGCGATCGACTTCAACGCGTAGACACGGTACCTACGCCGGCCTCGACGGCAAGGAGGCGCGCGCAACGCTAGATTTCATGGGGCAGCTCCTATCGGTCTCCCCACCTGACACGCTCGCCTTCGACTGGGAAGATAGCCTCGACGAATTCATGGCGGGACATGCAGCACTTTGCTATGCGTGGACGATGCGCGCAGCACGTCTCGAGCTGGATCTTCGCTCCAAGGTGAAGGGAAAGATCGCGTTACTGCCCCACCCCAACGTTCACGGTGTGCGGCGATGTGTACCGCTGGGAGGATTTTTCCTGGCGATCCCCAGCAACTTGCCACCCGAGCGCGCCGAACTAGCCCGTCAGGCCATTCAGTGGATGACATCATCGGAGGCGATGAAATCGAATGCACTCAATAAGTTGCCCATCGCGCCGCGCTTTAGCGTCAGCTCCGATCCGGAACTGGCAATTATTTCTCCCATCGTTAGCTTCGTCGACGAACTGGCGCGCAGCGAACTGATCTGCAATACGATGCGCCCGCTTACACCTGTGTACAGCCGCATTGAGGACGTTCTGGGCAGAGAGATTCATGACGCCCTTTGCGGACGAATCTCGCATGATCAGGCATTACGCACGGCTCAAGCCAAAGTTCAGGATCTTCTGGACTCGGTACCACACCATTAG
- a CDS encoding 3-hydroxyisobutyrate dehydrogenase: protein MRNTIGFIGLGKMGLPMARHIATSDQIVVGFDTSPERLAIAREAGLTVTAGLEDLLKSSAILISSLPNDEALLSVSEQICRCAVAGSIYIDTSTVSVEASATVAEQLKRASIAYLRCTVSGNNLMAEAAKLTVMVSGDHAAFEACKSLFRCWGEACFYLGEADQAKLMKLSINLMINLTSGMLAEALSLGQKGGLAWSDMWPVIEASAVGSPIVKAKAGALSKRDFTATFTVEQMRKDVGLVLDAGKSLNVPLGLTALAAQLLSSASASGYADEDYAAIIKVVEKASGLG from the coding sequence ATGCGAAATACTATCGGTTTTATCGGGCTGGGGAAGATGGGACTCCCGATGGCCAGACATATCGCGACGAGCGATCAGATTGTTGTGGGCTTCGATACTTCGCCCGAACGGCTCGCCATTGCACGAGAGGCGGGGCTAACGGTGACGGCTGGACTTGAAGATCTTCTGAAGTCCAGTGCGATTCTCATTTCATCGTTGCCCAATGACGAGGCCCTTCTCAGTGTCAGCGAGCAGATTTGCCGTTGCGCTGTTGCTGGCTCCATTTACATCGATACCAGTACGGTATCCGTGGAAGCTTCTGCCACGGTCGCGGAACAGTTGAAGCGCGCGAGTATCGCCTATCTCCGCTGTACAGTTTCCGGGAACAACCTTATGGCGGAGGCTGCAAAACTGACCGTCATGGTTTCCGGCGATCACGCGGCCTTCGAGGCGTGCAAGAGCTTATTTCGGTGCTGGGGCGAGGCGTGCTTCTACCTTGGAGAGGCGGATCAGGCCAAGCTAATGAAGCTGTCGATCAACCTCATGATCAACCTGACTTCAGGGATGCTGGCCGAGGCATTGTCTCTCGGGCAAAAAGGCGGATTGGCGTGGTCGGATATGTGGCCAGTCATTGAGGCAAGTGCAGTCGGGTCCCCCATTGTGAAAGCAAAGGCCGGCGCACTATCGAAGCGGGATTTTACGGCGACATTCACCGTCGAGCAGATGCGTAAGGACGTCGGTCTCGTGCTGGATGCCGGTAAATCGCTCAACGTCCCGCTGGGATTGACGGCACTAGCTGCCCAACTGCTATCTAGCGCATCCGCAAGCGGGTATGCCGACGAGGACTACGCGGCAATCATCAAGGTTGTGGAGAAAGCATCTGGCCTTGGCTGA
- a CDS encoding Stress responsive A/B Barrel Domain, with product MIKHIVMWNVRGDTPNEKTRAVGRIKAAFEGLIGKIPGLQYMEIGADMSRVDYACDVVLYSEFDSAESLAQYAVHAEHLRVKAELGDLRIARHQVDYEASLE from the coding sequence ATGATCAAGCACATCGTAATGTGGAACGTGCGAGGCGACACGCCAAACGAAAAGACGCGTGCGGTTGGCCGAATCAAGGCTGCATTCGAAGGGCTTATAGGCAAGATTCCGGGCCTTCAGTATATGGAAATCGGAGCAGACATGAGTCGCGTCGATTACGCATGCGACGTCGTGCTCTATTCGGAATTCGATTCGGCTGAGTCATTGGCTCAGTATGCCGTTCATGCTGAACACTTGCGCGTGAAGGCCGAACTGGGTGATCTGCGTATCGCGAGACATCAGGTGGACTACGAGGCGTCTCTGGAGTGA
- a CDS encoding Sugar phosphate permease — protein MSMKPSGVEQNRWHVLTACFLAYAFDAMDFMLLAVAMPVIIRDFHLSLAMAGLIGTATLIGVGLSSVLVGLCADNYGRKSALIGSLLVFGVFTAAIAFSRGWLDLMVLRFLAGLGLGGVWGVAAAFIGEVFGSRQRGRAMALVISAWPVGFGVAAALARFILPGYGWRVLFLCGFGAIVAAIYTMCFVRESAVWVADQEKAGVARHKVSISEIFSDELRWTTIFGTLAATFALVGYWGANTWIPTYLSKERGLGAANMTTFVILLNVGMFVGLQLFGWLSDRIGRVRSLILSFVGATIMMPLYSLTSSNAVLLWMGPVMALFFSFSGIFGSYFAEIYPLRVRSLGAGFCFNVGRGLSAFAPFVLGAIAAKTNLSTSIALCGAGFALAAVFTVALAITRRRASLHVELAV, from the coding sequence ATGTCGATGAAACCATCCGGAGTAGAGCAGAACCGCTGGCACGTGCTGACCGCGTGCTTTCTCGCTTACGCATTTGACGCAATGGATTTCATGTTGCTGGCCGTGGCGATGCCGGTGATCATCCGCGATTTTCATCTGTCGCTGGCAATGGCTGGCTTGATCGGGACTGCAACACTGATTGGCGTGGGATTGAGTAGTGTTCTGGTCGGTTTGTGCGCCGATAACTATGGGCGTAAGAGCGCGCTTATTGGAAGCCTGCTCGTCTTCGGCGTCTTCACGGCCGCTATCGCCTTCTCACGAGGCTGGCTTGATTTAATGGTGCTGCGCTTCCTCGCAGGCCTCGGTCTTGGAGGAGTGTGGGGAGTCGCTGCGGCGTTTATCGGAGAGGTGTTTGGTTCACGCCAGCGAGGTCGGGCAATGGCACTGGTGATAAGCGCGTGGCCAGTGGGCTTTGGGGTTGCGGCTGCGCTCGCGCGTTTCATCTTGCCGGGGTATGGGTGGCGGGTATTGTTTCTTTGCGGATTCGGAGCGATTGTCGCCGCAATCTATACGATGTGCTTTGTGCGAGAGTCGGCTGTTTGGGTGGCGGACCAGGAGAAGGCCGGTGTCGCCAGGCACAAAGTTTCGATAAGCGAGATCTTCTCCGACGAATTGCGCTGGACGACCATCTTCGGGACGCTCGCGGCCACGTTCGCACTTGTTGGTTATTGGGGGGCAAACACATGGATTCCGACCTATCTCAGTAAGGAGAGAGGGCTTGGCGCAGCAAACATGACCACGTTCGTCATCTTGCTAAATGTCGGGATGTTTGTCGGTCTGCAGTTGTTTGGCTGGCTGAGCGACAGGATAGGTCGGGTGCGATCGTTGATTCTTTCCTTTGTCGGAGCGACGATCATGATGCCGCTCTATTCCCTGACAAGTAGCAATGCCGTGCTGTTATGGATGGGGCCTGTAATGGCACTGTTCTTTTCTTTCTCGGGGATTTTTGGCTCGTACTTCGCCGAAATTTACCCATTGAGGGTCCGTAGTCTCGGTGCAGGATTTTGCTTCAATGTCGGTCGAGGGTTGTCGGCATTTGCGCCATTTGTGCTTGGTGCAATTGCAGCTAAAACAAACCTGTCGACCAGTATCGCTTTGTGCGGAGCGGGATTTGCTCTGGCGGCCGTGTTCACGGTTGCACTGGCGATTACCAGACGCCGCGCTTCACTGCATGTCGAACTTGCAGTTTGA
- a CDS encoding 5-(hydroxymethyl)furfural/furfural oxidase, translated as MASVNHHATKLAMNEEGMEFDFMIIGGGTAGTVMASRLSEDPACRVLLVEAGDDISPGAVPADIQDAFPASSLNPNYFWKDLAATATDGGLPAPYPQARVMGGGSSINGMFALRGVPSDYTRWADAGAGNFSWDTVLPYFRKVEKDRDRPGMSDGPHVISRTPKEQWPAFVRAMEQAAQRAGLPFVNDINEQPGDGFFSMPLALDADTRVTSTGSYLSAEVRARQNLEILSNTQVTRLRMNGNVVSGADAVRDDGTTVHLSARNVIVSAGGIYSPTILLRSGIGPAAELASLGIETIVDRPGVGRNLQNHPYLFFALTLPRGKRIAVDLRRFAVAGLRASSRVPGCPEGDLFAFAIGRVSGESFGPDFALVGTALYAPKSRGFIKLKSADPLVNPDIQFRFLSDPADPERMIKAARLTERLLREPGVAAQYHEAFLLPGALSMKQFNRPGLAGKVLAMAAEMAANSPGPVRRAIFGRAFNSGKPAVYTGGGRQISDDELLSSICPMGHPVGTCSMGKADDPMAVVDDEFRVHGIGNLFVVDASVMPAITSANTNLPTLMLAELAADRIRARGLRN; from the coding sequence ATGGCATCGGTGAATCACCATGCCACCAAGCTCGCCATGAATGAGGAAGGGATGGAATTCGATTTTATGATTATCGGCGGCGGCACCGCGGGTACAGTCATGGCATCGCGTCTTTCAGAAGATCCTGCATGTCGTGTCCTGCTCGTTGAGGCGGGGGATGATATTTCGCCTGGGGCCGTGCCGGCTGATATTCAGGATGCTTTTCCTGCCTCATCGCTTAACCCGAACTATTTCTGGAAAGACCTGGCCGCGACGGCCACAGACGGCGGTCTACCCGCACCCTATCCGCAGGCGCGCGTGATGGGGGGCGGTTCGAGTATCAATGGCATGTTCGCACTCCGCGGTGTGCCATCCGACTACACCAGGTGGGCCGACGCCGGGGCCGGGAATTTCTCGTGGGACACGGTGTTACCGTACTTTCGCAAGGTCGAGAAAGATCGTGATCGGCCGGGCATGTCGGATGGCCCGCATGTTATTTCCAGAACACCGAAAGAGCAATGGCCGGCATTTGTCCGTGCGATGGAGCAGGCGGCGCAACGCGCCGGATTGCCGTTCGTCAACGATATCAATGAGCAACCCGGTGACGGCTTCTTTTCGATGCCGCTTGCACTCGACGCGGATACCCGTGTGACGAGCACGGGCAGCTACCTCTCGGCTGAAGTCAGGGCGCGACAGAATCTCGAGATCCTGTCGAACACGCAGGTCACCAGGTTACGCATGAATGGCAATGTCGTATCAGGCGCAGACGCGGTGCGGGACGACGGCACGACGGTTCACCTGAGCGCGCGTAATGTCATCGTTTCTGCCGGCGGCATATATTCGCCGACTATTTTATTGCGCTCCGGTATCGGTCCGGCAGCCGAATTGGCTTCGCTGGGAATTGAGACGATCGTCGACCGGCCAGGCGTTGGTCGGAACCTGCAGAATCATCCCTATCTGTTCTTCGCGCTTACGTTGCCCCGCGGGAAGCGGATCGCGGTCGATCTAAGACGTTTTGCCGTAGCGGGTCTGCGGGCCTCGTCCCGAGTGCCGGGTTGCCCAGAAGGTGATCTGTTTGCGTTCGCAATTGGTCGGGTAAGCGGAGAGTCGTTCGGTCCGGATTTCGCGCTGGTCGGTACGGCGCTATACGCGCCAAAATCGCGCGGCTTTATTAAACTAAAAAGTGCTGATCCACTTGTCAATCCGGACATCCAATTCCGCTTCCTTTCGGACCCTGCAGATCCTGAGCGCATGATCAAGGCCGCACGACTGACCGAGCGTCTGTTGCGCGAACCGGGCGTCGCTGCTCAATATCATGAAGCGTTTCTGTTGCCGGGTGCACTTTCCATGAAGCAGTTCAACCGTCCCGGGCTCGCCGGAAAAGTGCTAGCGATGGCAGCGGAAATGGCTGCCAATTCACCCGGCCCCGTCCGACGGGCGATATTTGGTCGCGCGTTCAACAGCGGGAAGCCCGCTGTGTATACCGGTGGTGGGCGGCAGATATCAGATGACGAGCTGCTGTCGTCGATCTGCCCGATGGGCCACCCGGTCGGCACGTGTTCGATGGGCAAGGCGGATGACCCCATGGCGGTGGTCGACGACGAGTTTCGCGTGCACGGGATTGGAAACCTCTTTGTGGTCGATGCATCCGTGATGCCTGCCATTACGAGCGCAAACACCAATCTCCCCACGCTGATGCTCGCCGAACTGGCGGCGGATCGCATCCGGGCTCGGGGGCTTCGCAATTGA
- a CDS encoding maleylacetate reductase, which yields MATNFNYDINPGRIVFGAGKLNVVADEVRRLGRARALILSTPFQRADAQKLAEQLGPLAAGVFSEATMHTPVAVTMKAMEVYDALGADCVVPYGGGSTIGLGKAIAYRNDAPQIVVATTYAGSEVTPILGQTENGIKTTVRDSKILPEVVIYDPELTVRLPVAMSVTSGLNAMAHAVEGVYARDRNPVSSLMAVEGVRALRDALRIIVGQPANLPARSDALYGSWLCGSVLGTVGMSLHHKLCHTLGGRFDLPHAETHAIVLPHSAGYNAQAAAEELEPLAKLFDGSIGGGLHDFARSLGAPLALKDLGLEEAQLDEAADLAVKNPYWNPRPIEREEVRSLLQRAWEGSRPY from the coding sequence ATGGCAACAAATTTTAACTACGACATCAACCCTGGCCGAATAGTGTTCGGGGCCGGCAAATTGAACGTTGTCGCCGATGAGGTCCGGCGGCTGGGTAGGGCGCGGGCGCTGATTTTGTCCACGCCCTTTCAACGTGCCGATGCACAGAAGCTCGCGGAGCAACTTGGGCCGCTCGCGGCAGGGGTGTTCAGCGAAGCCACGATGCACACGCCAGTGGCCGTGACGATGAAGGCGATGGAAGTCTACGACGCTTTGGGTGCCGATTGCGTGGTGCCATATGGCGGCGGTTCGACGATTGGCCTTGGCAAGGCGATCGCCTACCGTAACGACGCGCCGCAGATCGTCGTCGCGACGACGTACGCCGGTTCGGAGGTGACGCCGATCCTCGGGCAGACCGAGAATGGCATCAAGACCACGGTCCGGGATTCGAAGATCCTGCCAGAGGTCGTCATCTACGATCCTGAATTGACTGTCCGGTTGCCGGTGGCGATGAGCGTAACGAGCGGCCTGAACGCGATGGCGCATGCGGTCGAGGGGGTTTACGCGCGGGACCGGAATCCCGTGTCGTCGCTGATGGCCGTTGAAGGCGTGCGTGCCTTGCGCGACGCGCTGCGCATCATCGTCGGTCAGCCGGCCAATCTGCCAGCAAGGAGCGACGCGTTATATGGCTCGTGGCTCTGCGGCTCGGTGTTGGGTACCGTCGGCATGTCGCTGCACCATAAGCTTTGTCACACGCTTGGCGGCCGATTCGACCTGCCCCATGCCGAAACGCATGCGATCGTCCTGCCTCATTCGGCAGGGTACAACGCGCAGGCCGCGGCGGAAGAGCTTGAACCTCTAGCGAAGCTGTTCGACGGCTCGATTGGCGGAGGTCTCCACGACTTCGCGCGTTCTCTCGGAGCGCCGCTCGCGCTGAAAGATCTTGGTCTCGAAGAAGCGCAGCTCGACGAGGCAGCGGATCTGGCAGTGAAGAACCCTTACTGGAATCCACGCCCGATCGAGCGGGAGGAGGTCCGATCTCTGCTGCAGCGGGCCTGGGAAGGATCGCGACCGTACTGA
- a CDS encoding hydroxyquinol 1,2-dioxygenase, with amino-acid sequence MSKFFSEAASVEAVNVRMGERADPRLKHVMSSLVKHLHAFIKDVHLTQNEWELAIDFLTRTGQICSEERQEFILLSDTLGVSMLVDAINNRRPQTATENTVLGPFHVKGAPEREMGTRISFDGKGESCLFDGRVMDLGGNAIAGARIDVWSDNAEGFYDVQQPDIQPKWNNRGVFTTGSDGRYSFIGIKPVSYPIPHDGPVGKMLEALERHPYRPAHMHFIVTAPDFQRLVTHTFVGDDAYMTSDAVFGVKETLVAPYTRLQNAVTTWHSTFDFVLTPSSRGRELEIY; translated from the coding sequence ATGTCAAAATTTTTTTCGGAAGCGGCCTCCGTCGAAGCGGTTAATGTCCGCATGGGAGAAAGAGCCGATCCCCGCCTGAAACACGTGATGTCCTCGCTGGTCAAGCATCTGCATGCGTTCATCAAGGACGTTCATCTCACCCAGAACGAGTGGGAATTGGCGATCGACTTCCTGACGCGGACCGGGCAGATTTGCAGCGAAGAGCGGCAGGAATTTATCCTCCTGAGCGATACGCTGGGCGTGTCGATGCTGGTCGATGCGATCAATAATCGACGCCCGCAAACGGCTACCGAAAATACGGTACTTGGTCCGTTCCACGTCAAAGGCGCGCCCGAGCGCGAAATGGGCACACGGATCTCATTCGACGGAAAGGGTGAAAGCTGTCTGTTCGACGGGCGTGTGATGGACCTGGGCGGTAACGCCATTGCGGGCGCGCGTATCGACGTATGGTCCGACAATGCCGAAGGGTTCTACGATGTTCAGCAGCCTGATATTCAGCCCAAGTGGAACAACCGGGGCGTATTTACCACAGGTTCTGACGGTCGATACAGCTTTATCGGCATCAAACCGGTGTCGTACCCGATTCCGCACGATGGACCGGTCGGCAAGATGCTTGAGGCACTGGAAAGGCATCCCTATCGGCCCGCTCACATGCATTTCATCGTGACCGCGCCGGATTTCCAGAGACTGGTGACCCATACGTTCGTTGGCGACGACGCCTACATGACGTCCGATGCGGTATTTGGGGTGAAGGAGACGCTGGTGGCGCCATACACGCGTTTGCAGAACGCCGTAACGACCTGGCATTCAACGTTCGATTTCGTGCTCACGCCTTCGAGCCGGGGTCGCGAGTTAGAAATTTATTGA
- a CDS encoding Isopenicillin N synthase encodes MSNILRRREVHSVVVGGQRSQAITNEVPIIDVGRFFAGVPGALDEVAQQIHKACTEIGFFYIVNHGVSQPVIRRVFEAMENFFTLPASEKFKVRMNEHQAGWQAPNVAIHGDSFDKVVKPQATEAFKFGPELDPADPDFQGSKRFRGHNQWPEGLSVEDKQAFLTYHAQFNELAKRLLAAVAVALGSVPNFFDDAFRRTDSVMRCAYYPVVKPQENQFGLPGHTDLSFLTLIPPATAPGLQILTAAGTWIDQPIVEGGILVNTGDALRTWSNDQFIATPHRVLASTKEERYSAIFFLYPDLDVTISCVPTCWSADYPKKYTDQKFSDFYAGYAARNFGYAEKKA; translated from the coding sequence GTGAGTAACATTCTTCGCAGGCGAGAGGTTCATTCCGTTGTTGTTGGTGGTCAAAGGTCGCAGGCCATCACGAACGAGGTGCCTATCATCGATGTAGGTCGCTTTTTTGCTGGTGTTCCTGGCGCCCTTGACGAGGTCGCTCAGCAAATTCACAAGGCGTGCACCGAAATCGGCTTTTTCTACATCGTGAACCATGGGGTTTCGCAGCCGGTGATAAGGCGCGTGTTCGAGGCCATGGAGAACTTCTTCACCTTGCCTGCGTCCGAAAAGTTCAAGGTGCGGATGAATGAGCATCAGGCGGGTTGGCAGGCTCCCAACGTTGCAATCCATGGGGACAGCTTCGACAAGGTCGTCAAGCCGCAAGCGACAGAGGCCTTCAAATTTGGCCCCGAGCTCGATCCGGCAGACCCGGACTTTCAAGGCAGCAAGCGCTTTCGTGGACACAACCAGTGGCCTGAAGGGCTTTCCGTTGAGGACAAGCAGGCGTTCCTCACATATCATGCGCAATTCAACGAGCTTGCCAAACGGCTCCTGGCGGCAGTCGCCGTTGCTTTAGGCTCGGTGCCAAATTTCTTTGACGATGCATTTCGCAGAACCGACTCGGTAATGCGCTGTGCGTATTACCCCGTTGTCAAGCCTCAGGAGAACCAGTTTGGCTTGCCGGGGCACACCGATTTGAGCTTCCTGACGCTTATCCCTCCGGCCACTGCCCCTGGGCTGCAAATACTGACGGCCGCCGGCACATGGATAGACCAGCCTATTGTGGAAGGCGGTATTCTGGTGAATACGGGAGACGCCCTGCGAACCTGGTCAAATGATCAGTTCATTGCTACACCACATCGCGTTTTGGCGTCGACCAAGGAAGAACGTTATTCTGCGATCTTTTTCCTCTATCCTGATCTCGATGTAACCATCTCATGCGTGCCCACATGCTGGAGTGCGGATTATCCGAAGAAATATACGGACCAAAAGTTCTCAGATTTCTACGCGGGATACGCGGCGAGGAATTTCGGGTACGCTGAGAAAAAAGCATAG
- a CDS encoding transcriptional regulator, TetR family — MSSVEVDESRDPGDGRHQGGRAARVVAAVHAATLELLEERGYDRMEIPEIAERAQVNKTSIYRRWASKMELVLDVALTRIGVEVPIRDTGNLQGDLSALLGNVAATLGTPFARGLLRALVNHDEHGDDLKVARTAFWNARFESAGTIVERAIRRGELPKGTNSRHVLEFAVAPLFYRTLVTGEPIGDADIKRVARQACRAFGVVCGG, encoded by the coding sequence ATGAGCAGTGTCGAAGTTGATGAGTCGAGGGATCCCGGGGACGGCAGGCATCAGGGCGGCCGTGCTGCGCGGGTGGTAGCTGCGGTACACGCCGCCACCTTGGAGTTGCTGGAGGAACGCGGCTATGACCGGATGGAGATCCCCGAAATTGCTGAGCGCGCCCAGGTCAACAAGACATCTATCTACCGCCGCTGGGCAAGCAAGATGGAACTCGTACTCGACGTAGCTTTGACCCGAATTGGCGTGGAAGTCCCCATACGAGATACGGGGAACCTGCAAGGAGACCTATCGGCCCTACTCGGCAATGTTGCTGCGACACTGGGCACACCGTTTGCCAGGGGATTGCTAAGAGCGTTGGTCAACCACGATGAGCACGGTGACGACTTGAAAGTGGCGCGTACTGCATTCTGGAATGCCCGATTTGAGTCTGCCGGGACGATAGTGGAGCGCGCTATACGGCGCGGTGAACTACCGAAGGGTACGAACTCGCGACACGTACTGGAATTCGCCGTGGCGCCGTTGTTTTACCGTACTCTGGTGACTGGTGAGCCTATCGGTGACGCAGACATCAAGCGCGTGGCTCGCCAGGCGTGTCGAGCATTTGGCGTTGTGTGCGGCGGATAG
- a CDS encoding 2,4-dienoyl-CoA reductase, with product MGTVARRWWCDATTAEVASYYRRRAESGGGLIITEAAGIGRPAALNEPDMPRFHGEAALAGWKKVVDEVHAAGGRIAPQLVHVGHKRSNLTPDWTPSASYESPSGFSVTGERVSQPMSEADVANAIDAVARAASDAERLGFDGIELMGAHGYLINQFFYDHLNLRNDGYGGSTLVERSRFAVEILKAVRTVVTPGFPVILRLSQWKPKDFSARLAETPKALEQWLTVLVEAGADAFHLSQPKFWQPAFPEFDGALNLAGWAKKLTGVTAITVGAVGYSGAHATIRRTQRQMLDTPGEPRA from the coding sequence TTGGGAACAGTTGCGCGCAGGTGGTGGTGCGACGCGACGACCGCCGAGGTCGCCAGCTACTATCGCCGCCGCGCGGAGAGTGGCGGCGGTCTCATCATCACAGAAGCGGCCGGGATCGGCCGTCCGGCCGCGCTCAATGAGCCTGATATGCCCCGCTTCCATGGCGAAGCGGCGCTCGCGGGTTGGAAGAAAGTGGTGGACGAGGTTCACGCGGCGGGTGGGCGCATCGCGCCGCAACTGGTTCATGTGGGACATAAGCGCTCGAACTTGACACCGGATTGGACACCCTCCGCGTCCTATGAAAGCCCCTCAGGGTTTTCAGTGACAGGCGAGCGCGTCAGTCAGCCGATGAGCGAAGCTGATGTGGCCAATGCCATCGACGCCGTCGCGCGCGCAGCGTCGGATGCCGAGCGGCTCGGCTTCGACGGAATAGAGCTGATGGGCGCGCACGGCTACCTCATCAATCAGTTCTTCTACGACCATCTCAACTTGCGCAACGACGGATACGGTGGCTCGACGCTCGTCGAACGCTCTCGCTTTGCGGTCGAGATTCTGAAGGCAGTCCGGACGGTGGTCACCCCCGGCTTCCCGGTGATTCTTCGCCTCTCGCAGTGGAAACCAAAAGACTTCAGTGCACGGCTTGCCGAGACGCCGAAGGCGCTGGAACAGTGGCTTACCGTCCTCGTCGAAGCTGGTGCCGACGCCTTCCATCTCTCGCAGCCAAAATTCTGGCAGCCCGCCTTCCCTGAGTTCGATGGGGCGCTGAACCTTGCCGGCTGGGCGAAGAAGCTCACGGGCGTCACCGCAATCACTGTCGGCGCCGTCGGCTATTCCGGTGCCCATGCAACTATCCGCCGCACACAACGCCAAATGCTCGACACGCCTGGCGAGCCACGCGCTTGA